A segment of the Nitrospina gracilis 3/211 genome:
ACGCCAAAACGCCTTTCCGCGTCGAACGCTTCATACTCCGGGGTCAGGCTCAGGCCGCTTGCCGGAATTTCCCCGATGCCCCGCCAGGCGCGCGGCACCACGTGAAACACTTTCTGGATCAACTCCTGCGCCGGACGGTTGCCCGTGCGTGTCACTGAGCGCGTGTACTGGTTTTCCACTTCGGCGCGGCCGCTTTCCAGTTGGCGCACGCACAGGTACAGGCCGTGCAGGATGTCCACCGGCTCGAACCCCGTCACCACCAGCGGCACCCGGTAGCGTTCGGCGATGGGTTCGTATTCGGTGAAACCCATCACGGTACAAACATGGCCCGCCAGCAGGAATCCGTTGATCCGGTGCTGTTCCGACTGCAGGATGGATTCCACTGCCGGCGGCACCAGCACCTGCGAGACAAGCATGGAAAAATTGGTGAGGCCGCGAAGTTTGGCTTGGTGCACCGCCATGGCGTTGGCGGGAGCGGTCGTTTCGAATCCCACGGCGAAAAATACCACCTGTCGTTCGGATTTCTCTTCAGCCAGCTGGACCGCATCCATCGGCGAATACACCATGCGCACATCGCCGCCAGCCGCTTTCACCGACAGCAGGTCGCGGTCGCTACCCGGCACCCGCATCATGTCGCCGAACGAGCAGAGAATCACCCCCGGTTGCTGAGCGATGTCGATGGCGCGGTCGATCAACTCCACAGGCGTCACGCACACCGGGCAGCCGGGTCCGTGAACCAGCGTGATGGATTCGGGCAGCAATTGGTCGATGCCGTGCTTGACGATGCTGTGAGTCTGCCCGCCACAGACTTCCATGATGCGCCACGGTCGGGTGACGGTTTTGTGCAAAGCGTCGGCGAGGCGCCGGGCCGCTTCCGGGTCGCGGAATTCGTCGAGAAATTTCATGATGCGGTCACTCCTCCTCCGGCTCCGGCGGTGGGGAATCGAGCCGGTCCATCTCATCCAGGTACTTCAGTGCGCGGTGCGCCTCGCGTTCATCGACTCGGCTGATGGCGAATCCGGCGTGCACGATGACGTAATCACCCACCTTCGCCTCCGGCACGTAGGAAAGCCAGGCTTCTTTCACGATGCCGCCAAAGTCGATGCGGCCTTTGCGCGTCAACGCCTCGCCTTGTTCGATGCTTTCGATTTTTCCCGGTATGGCAAGACACATGACATCACACCATCGTTTTCGGAGCTTCTTTTTGCAGGGCGGCGAGGATCTGCCCTACCGCCACACCGCCATCGTTGGGCGGGATGCGCTGGTGCCAGGACGGCTGGAATCCCGCTTCCCGAAGCGCCGTCACCGTCATCTCCGTCAGCACCCGGTTCTGAAAACAGCCGCCGCTCAACACCACGCGCGGTTCCCCCACCAGTTGCGCCATGCCCACCACGATATCCGCCAGCGTATGATGAAACGTGGTGGCGATTTCACTCACCTCACGGCGCCGGGCGAGGTCGCTTAAAATCTCTTCTATCATCGGTTGCCAGTCCACCACGTAAGTGTACCGGTGCACGGCTTCCGCCGGAGACTTCCCCGATTCCATTTCCAGGATTCTGAACGTGTAGCGTTCGTCGGACCACGGAATGCCACTGAGGAACGGAGCCGCCAGATTGCGGGAAGTGCCGAGGATTTCCTCTTCACTGATCCACGGTTCGCGGGCGGGAGACCTGACCGGGCCCGTTTTGGTTTCCTTGGGCGACAGGAAAATTCCCGTGGCAAACTCCAGCCGCATGGCCCCCTGCCCTTCGTAACGGTTGTGGTTGCCGAGACCCAGCAGCGCCGACACCGCATCGAACAGCCGCCCGGCACTCGATGTGCGGGGTGCGTTTATCTGTTTATCCAGCATGCCGCAAAGTACATCGTGTTCGGGAGGACTCCATCGCAATGAACTCATGAGGTCGTTATGTTCAAACACCTGCTTACCCAGCATTTCGTAAAGCAGGCCCAGCGCCGCGCGACGCGGCTCGCGCACCGCCTGTTCCCCACCAGGAAGCATGAAAGAACGAAAATGGCCTTCGCGTGAAAACCCTTCTTCCGTAACCAGCAGAAACTCGCCGCCCCACACCGTGCGGTCGAGTCCGTACCCCGATCCGTCCCAACTGACGCCCAGCGCGGGCGGCGGCACCTCGTTGTCCACCATGCATGCCAACACGTGTGCGAAGTGGTGTTGCACCGCATCGCGCGGCATGTCCCGGTCTTCCGCATAACGCGTCGATGCGTAGTCGGGATGAAAGTCGTGCACCACAAGTTCCGGCTGTATTTCGTAAAACCGTGTCAGCGTATTGATCGTATTTTGGAAAGTGGTCACCGAATGTGGCGATACAAGGTCGCCGATGTGCTGGCTCAGCGCGATTTCTCCATCTTTGTACAGGGCGACGGTGTTTTTCATGTGCGGACCCACGGCCAGCACCTGCAGGTCCACACTGCCGAACCCCCAGTGCCGCGTGATGGGAAACGTGGATGGCGCAAAACCGCGCCCCCGGCGCAGAACCATCTCCCGGCCCAGCACCACGCGTACGATGGAATCATCCAGATGATTGACGATTTCGCGGTCGTGCACAAGAAACCCGTCCGCCATCGTGTCCAGCCGTTGCAGCGCCTCGTCGTTTTGCGTGCACAGGGTTTCTTCCGAAAGGTTGCCGCTGGTGGCGATGACCGGGCGACCAAGTTCGCGCGTTAAGAGATGATGCAGAGGCGTCATCGGAAGCAGGGCACCGAGGTACGGGTTGCCCGGTGCGATGTTGTCGGGAAGCGAGTTGTTTTTGCGGTGGAGCAGAACGATGGGGGCTTCCGGTGACAGCAACGCCCGCCGTTCCATCGAAGACACGTCGCATACTTGCTGGACCGATTCGAAATCCGGGAACAGGACGGCCAGCGGCTTTTCTTCGCGCTGCTTGCGCTTTCGCAGTTGGCCGATGGCCTCCTCGTTAGTGGCGTCGGCCATCAGGTGGAATCCACCGACGCCCTTGACCGCAACGGTGCATCCGTCACGCAAGGCCTCGACCGCGCGCATCAGGGCGTCGTCTCCCCCGGTCTGTTTGGTTCCGCCGGCATCGAGGTAAGAGAGTTTGGGACCGCACTGCGGGCAGGCGTTGGGTTGGGCGTGGAAGCGGCGGTTCTGCGGGTCTTCGTATTCGCCCAGGCAGGCCCCGCACATTTCAAACCGGTCCATGGATGTGTTCGGCCGGTCGTAGGGAAGGGCGGTCATGATGCTGAACCGCGGACCGCACCGTGTGCAGTTGGTGAAGGGATAACGGTGACGACGGTTTTGCGGTTCGAACATCTCCTCCAGGCAGTCGCCGCACGTGGCGACATCCGGAAGCACCCAGAACGATTTTGCTGTTCCTTCGGAGCTTTCGCGGATTTCAAAAATTGTATATCCCTCGGGTTGGAGGTAGGTGTGTTCCAGCCCCTGGATGTGGGCGAGCGGGGGTTTTTCCTCTTCAATGCGGTACAGGAAGGCATCGAGATTGGACAGCGGCCCTTCCGCATCGATGACCACCCCCTGTCCGGTGTTGGCGACCCACCCGGTGAGGTTGAGGTCCGTGGCCAGGTTGTAGATGAACGGACGGAAACCCACGCCCTGCACCTTGCCGCGCAGGGTGATGCGGATGCGCGATATGATGTCACCGGTTTCCATGTCCGGACGAGTCCTCAGAAAGGTCTTCCAGTTCCACGCTTTCGATCCATATGTCCTGCGCCTGCGGGTCGGTGGTGTCCGTGCCGACCTCGATGTTCACCTGCGCCCCTTCGGCCACGGTCCCGGCGGCGGCATCCCGAAAATGCTCCATAAAGTGTTCGGGCGAGATGTGTGCCAGCGCCCCGAGCTTCACGTTCAATCCCACCACCCGCGCGTTCCGGTGGTTCAGCGAGACCGACAGGATTTTGCGCATCAGGTCGTTCATCAGCGATTGTTCATGCATGCCGTGTTTCCCCGGTGAGAGTGTGAATCTGTTCAAGGACCCGGGAGACGAGTGAATCCATCGAAGTTTCCACTTCCACCGCCATACCCTGCCCCGGCGAGAACGTTTTGCCTTCGATGCCGAACACGATCACTCGCGGCGGCAGTTTGCCGAGGGCGCGCGCCATCTCCACCGCGTCGTGCACGCTGAAGTTGTGCGTCGAGCAGCGCAGGAATTTTGCATTCATGCTTTCCGTGCTCACGTCCCAGCAGTGCACCGTGCCGGGAGACGCGCCCGATTCCACCGCGTCGACCAGGATGGCGGCGTCGAACCCTTCCAGGGCCTCCATCACTGCCGCGCCCTCTCCCTCCACTTCCCGCACGGCGACGTTGTGCGAAGAGATCCGTTCCGCCAGCCGCCGGGCCGCGTGGCGTCCCGCTGCATCGTCGCCGCGCCACAGGTTGCCGATGCCGAGCACGAGAATATGGGGAGATTCTGTCATGGCGAGTCCTTTCAGGAACGGTCCACTTCCATTTTCAGGAAATGCGTGGCGCAGGAGATGCACGGATCGTAATTGCGGATCGCCTGCTCGCACTGCCATTGCAGTTTGTCGTCGGGAAGATCCATGTACTGAGGAACGAACTGCCGCAGGTCTTCCTCGATGGTTTTCTGGTTCTGCGACGTGGGCGGTACGATCTTCGCGTCCTGGATGAGCCCTGCGTCGTCGATGCGGTAGCGGTGATACAGGATGCCGCGCGGCGCTTCGGTGCAGGCGTAACCGGTTCCCGCTTTCGGTTCGATATCGAGCGCGGGCCGATCCGGCATCTCGTAATGGCGGATCAGGCGCAGGGCTTCGTCCACCGCGAACAATGTCTCCAAGCAACGCACGATGATGCTCTTGAACGGATTGCGGCACGGCGCTTTGAGCCTGGCCGCGTGCATGGCCTGTTTCGCGATGGCCGGAAGCTTTTCGTGATTCAGGTTGAACCGCGCCAGCGGCCCAACCAAATAATTGCCGCGCGCTTTCAATACCGAATGCAGGGCGTTGGACCGCTCGACGTGCTGCTCCTCAAAATGATCGTCGTACTCGCGGGCGGCGATGTCGAGTCCGCGGTTGGACACGATGCGGCCTTCGTTGAACGGGTATTCCTCCGGGTGGTGGAGTGCGACGAATTCGTAGTCCACTTCGAAATCGGGAAACGGCAGTTTCGCGACGAACCCAACCGCCTCCAGCGCGAAGTCGCGACACCATTTCAGGTTTTCCTCCAGCTTTTTGAAATCGGTTTTGCGCGGCACCTTGTAAAATCCGCCAACCTTCACGTTGATGGGATGGATCTCGCGTCCGCCGAGAAAAGCGACGATCTCGTTGCCGTGTTTTTTGAAACGCAGAGCGTTTTCGATGAGCTGTTTGTGGTCTTTGGCGATCTGGATGGCGTCGTGGTATCCCAGGAAATCCGGCGCGTGCAGCATGAATGCGTGCAGGATGTGGCTTTCGATCCATTCACCGCAGTAAATGAGGCGGCGCAGGGCGCGGAGAGGCGGGGTCATGGTCACCCCCAGCGCGTCTTCCATGGCGTGCACCGCGCTCATCTGGTAAGCGATGGGGCAGATGCCGCAGATGCGCGCCGTGATGTCCGGTGCTTCGGTGAACTGGCGGCCGCGCAGGAACGCTTCGAAAAAACGCGGCGGCTCGAAGATCCTGAGTTGCACGTCCTTCAACGCACCGTTCTGGATTTTCAGGTACAGCGCGCCCTCGCCTTCCACCCGCGCCAGGTAATCGACTTTAATGGTCCGGGTTTTTTTCATACGTTTCGCTTTCCCTGCGGAACTTTTTGGTCCAGCCGTAAAACCCGCGGAACAGGTGGCGCACGCTGTCCTCGTCCATGCCCATGTCCAGAAACGCGCGGCTCATCGCATTCGTGTTGGCTTTTTCCTTGGGACCGAAACAGGCATAACAACCACGGTTATAACCCGGGCACAGCGCGCCGCACCCGGCGTGGGTGATGGGACCCATGCACGGCGTGCCGTGCGCCACCATGACGCACACGTTGCCCGCGCGCTTGCATTCCAGGCACACGCTGTGCGCCGGCGTGTTCGGTTTGCGTCCGTTCAGAAACGCGTTGATCACCTCGAGCAACTGGTGCTTGTTGATGGGGCATCCCTGCAGTTGAAAATCGACGGCCACGTGTTCCTCGATGGCGGTCGATTTTTTCAGGCTGTCGATGTAATCGGGTGTGGCGTACACGATGGAGATGAATTCGTTGACGTCCTTGAAGTTGCGGAGCGACTGGATGCCCCCGGCGGTGGCGCAGGCACCGATGGTGATCAGCGTCTTCGAAATGCGCCGGATCCGGTGGATACGCTCGGCGTCGTGCGGAGTGGTGATCGATCCCTCCACCAGCGATACGTCGTACGGGCCTTTCAGGATGCGGCTCGACGCTTCCGGGAAATGTGCGATGCTGATGTGCTCGGCAACAGTGAGCAGTTCGTCCTCGCAGTCGAGCAGGCTCAACTGGCATCCGTCGCAGGACGCAAACTTCCACACCGCGAGTTTCGGTTTATGATGCGGCGGTCTGCGTTGGGCCGCGGTTGTTTTCTTCTTCCGTGCCATGTCAGATCTCCCGCTTGCTGAACAGGCGGCGGATGCGCTGGTATGGGAACACCGGGCCGTCCAGGCAGACGAAGTCCGGTCCGTACTGGCAGTGCCCGCAGAATCCGATGGCGCATTTCATGTTGCGCTCCATCGTCAGGTAAATATCATCAGGGCTCAGTCCCTCATCCATCAGCTCGTTGACCGTGAACCGCATCATCACCTCCGGTCCGCAGATCATGGCGACGGTCTGGTGCGCGTCGAACTTCGCTTTTCTCACGATCTGCGTCACCACGCCTACGTTGCCCAGCCAGCCGCGCTGGGCCGTGTCCACCGTCGCATCCACTTCCAGGTCGAAACGGCCGCGCCATTGCTCCAATTCCTTGCGGAAAATCATGTCGGCGGGTGTGCGCGCCCCGTACAGAATGAAAACGTCACCGTACTTTTCCCGCCGCGCCAGCACCTGGTAGATGGCGGGACGCAACGGCGCCAGCCCGATGCCTCCGGCGATGAACACGACGTCGTTCCCTTCCACCGCTTCCACCGGCCAGTGCGACCCGAACGGACCGCGGATGCCGATGACGTCCCCCTTCCGCAGGTTTTTCAGGTGACGCGTCACCGTGCCGACGGCGCGGATGGTGTGGAGCAGGGTGTCCGGTTTCTGAGGATCGCCGCTGATGGAAATCGGCACCTCTCCCACGCCGAACACGTACAGCATGTTGAACTGGCCCGGTTTGAAAGCAAACCGCCTGCTTCCTTTCACCGGCTGGGTTTCCAGCGTGAAGCTGTCGCGCGTTTCCTTCTGCACGCGCAGGATGCGGTGCGGTTCCGGCACCATGGGCTGCGCCATCGGTTGTACGGCGGCGAACATCAGACCGTGCTCCCGTAGACGTCCATCAACTGCATGCGCGTGTGTTGCAGGCGTTCGGCGGCGATGATGAAGAACCGCCGGAACAGTTCGTACCCGAGTTCGTGATCGGTTTCTATTTTTTTGCGCAAACAGGCGGCATCCAGCGCGATGGTGCGCACGAGGGTCATTGCATGCGCATCGAAATGCCACAGGTGAGGCGGCGCCAGCCACGACCAGCCGAGCACCTGTCCGCCTTCGACGGTGTCCACGATCATCGGCGGCTTGTTGGGCGGCGCCATCTCCAGCGCCACGCGTCCGTGCCGGATGATGTAAAAATGATCCGCCGCAGCACCTTCGCGAAACAGAAACTCCCCCGACTCGAACCGCACGTTCGATGCGCAGCCGATGACCAGCTTCATGTATTTTTCCTGAAGTCCGTCGAAGAACGGATGCTCGGAGAGAATGGGTTCCAGGGTTTTCATGTTGGTTTCCTGCGCGTTCATGGCGGAGACTCCTCGTCCTCGTGGTTGCCGGAAGGGGGCGGAGGGATGCGGATGGCAGCCACTTCTTCCGTGATGTCGATGCCCACCGGGCACCAGGTGATGCAGCGCCCGCACCCGACGCATCCGCTGGTATCGAACTGGTCGTGCCAGGTGGACAGTTTGTGCGTCATCCATTGGCGGTAGCGCGACAGGGTGGAATGGCGCACGTTGCCACCGTGGATGTATGAAAAATCCAGGGTGAAACACGAATCCCAGCTGCGCCAGCGCTCGGCGTGGTCGCCGGAAAGGTCGGTGACGTCTTCCACGGTCGAGCAGAAACAGGTGGGGCAGGCCATGGTGCAGTTGGCGCAGGCGAGGCAGCGGTGGGCGACCTGCTCCCAGCGCGGGTGTTCGTAGTTGTTTTGCAGGAGTTCCCGCAGGTCGTCGCTTTTCATGGAACGGCCCATCTGTTGGACGGCGTTGTCCCGGGCCTGTGCGGCTTTTTCGGTATCCGCGGCTTTCGCTTTTTTGACCGGAACCCTGGAGAGCAGGCGTGCACCGGCCGCACTGCCGACTTCCACCACGAAGTGCGAGGTGGTTTTCTGCACGATCTCGGTGAGCGCCAGGTCGAATCCCGATTCCGCTTTCGGGCCGGAGTTCATCGATACGCAAAAACAGGTGTTGCCCGCCTGCGTGCATTGCACGGCGATGATGAACGCGCGTTCGCGGTGCGCCTTGTAGATGGGATCGACGTACGGGCCTTCCAGGAACACCTTGTCCTGAATGCGGATGGCGTGCAGTTCACAGGCGCGCACTCCCAGTAATGCATAGCGTGGGGCGTTGTCTTCGCTCGGTGTGATGGCCATGCCGCGGCCTTTACGGTCGGCTTCCCACAATTTCTGGCGCGGCGGGAACAGGAACTGTTTCCAGGAATGGGGGCTGATGATGTACCCGAACAGCGCGGCGTCATCGCGTTTCTTTAAACGGTAGGTGCCGCCCTCCTGTTCGTCGGTCCAGCCTTCGGGTAAGTCATCAATCGACCGCACCTCGTCGTACACCACCGCCTGGTCGCGGAGGGTGGGCCCCACGACCCGGTAACGGGCGCGGCGCAGAGCCTGCAAAAGGGCGTCGAGTCCCTTGCGGTCCAGCAAAACCTGTTCGCCAACCTCCAACTCCGCCATAACCCGTACCTTTCGAATGGTGGGCTGTATACCTGTAGTTTACTCCCTTTGCGGGGAAGGTCCAACAAGTCTCTCCAGAATGGGGATGTCGCGTTGCATGGCGGGGTCGAGGTGGTCCCACAGCACGCCCTGCGGCCGCGCGTGTTTGTTTTTGCATTCAATGGATTGCGTCGGCGTGAGAATCCAGTCCAGCGGGATGTCGTAGGGCATGACCTCCCATTCCGCGTCCACCACCTGCAGGTCGTGCACGGTGGTGACGATGACCGTCTTCTTCGTGATGAGTTTGAGGTCCGTGGCGATGCCGAACTCGAGGTCCGAATAACCGCCGCCCTTGCCGATGCGCGTGCCGTTTCTGCGCACCGCCACCGACCCCGCGCTGATGAGGTCGATCGCCGGCATCTCCTGCGGCGTGACAGGCTGGCCGAACTGCTCCGATCCCGAAATGCTCGCCGCCTTTTTGAAATTGCGTGGATCGATCTTTGCGGGATCCAGTTTCAGAAAACATTGTTCTTTTCTGAGACGCGGCACCGCCATGAACACCGTCTTGCCGTCTTCCAGAGCCGCCTGGCGCAGCGGCCGTTGGGGAGAATCGGGATTGCACTTGAGCGTCTTCGCTTTCTGGTAGCAGGTAAGTGTGCGCAGGCGTTCGACGGCGGCTTCGGCTCCTTTGAAGTTCGGGATACGGCCCTTGATGGGAAACGGAAAGCGTGCGGCTTTCTCCCGGGTCATCTCCGACCACACCGCCTGCCTTACCGACTGTTTGGTCTTGCGCGTCATGGCTTTTTAGACTGATTCCTCTGTAGTGGCATTCAATAGAAACACTTTATTGGAAGGGGACCAAAGATTTGCCCCGTATGTCCGATATAATGAGGTATGCATTTTATAAAACTCGCGGTGGGGGCAGTGTTGCTGACGGCGGCGCTGGGCTCGCCGGAAAAAATCCTGGTCGGGCATGCGGTGGAGATCCTCTCCGGCGACGCCTTCGCCCTCGAGGTCGAGAATAAACGATACAAGGTGCGATTGGAAGAAGTGGACGCACCGGAGCCGGGCCAGCCGTTTGGCAAGCAGGCGTTCGATTACCTGGACGAATTGATCCGGCACCGCGCCATCCGCGTCGACGTCTCGTTCGTGGACAAGGACGGCTGGCACGTGGGCCGCGCCGTGCTGGCGGGAGGCCGGGTGGTGAACGAGGAGGTCATTGCCCAGGGCTATGGCTGGCATTACCGCGCCACGCCCGATCCGGACGAGCGCCTGACCACGCTGGAGCAACACGCTTTCGCCCACA
Coding sequences within it:
- the hypD gene encoding hydrogenase formation protein HypD, which produces MKFLDEFRDPEAARRLADALHKTVTRPWRIMEVCGGQTHSIVKHGIDQLLPESITLVHGPGCPVCVTPVELIDRAIDIAQQPGVILCSFGDMMRVPGSDRDLLSVKAAGGDVRMVYSPMDAVQLAEEKSERQVVFFAVGFETTAPANAMAVHQAKLRGLTNFSMLVSQVLVPPAVESILQSEQHRINGFLLAGHVCTVMGFTEYEPIAERYRVPLVVTGFEPVDILHGLYLCVRQLESGRAEVENQYTRSVTRTGNRPAQELIQKVFHVVPRAWRGIGEIPASGLSLTPEYEAFDAERRFGVTPASVEQNGDCISGRILLGLDKPTDCPAFGARCTPEKPLGATMVSTEGACSAYYRYRHS
- a CDS encoding HypC/HybG/HupF family hydrogenase formation chaperone, producing MCLAIPGKIESIEQGEALTRKGRIDFGGIVKEAWLSYVPEAKVGDYVIVHAGFAISRVDEREAHRALKYLDEMDRLDSPPPEPEEE
- a CDS encoding FAD/NAD(P)-binding protein produces the protein MFAAVQPMAQPMVPEPHRILRVQKETRDSFTLETQPVKGSRRFAFKPGQFNMLYVFGVGEVPISISGDPQKPDTLLHTIRAVGTVTRHLKNLRKGDVIGIRGPFGSHWPVEAVEGNDVVFIAGGIGLAPLRPAIYQVLARREKYGDVFILYGARTPADMIFRKELEQWRGRFDLEVDATVDTAQRGWLGNVGVVTQIVRKAKFDAHQTVAMICGPEVMMRFTVNELMDEGLSPDDIYLTMERNMKCAIGFCGHCQYGPDFVCLDGPVFPYQRIRRLFSKREI
- a CDS encoding 5-formyltetrahydrofolate cyclo-ligase; this translates as MTRKTKQSVRQAVWSEMTREKAARFPFPIKGRIPNFKGAEAAVERLRTLTCYQKAKTLKCNPDSPQRPLRQAALEDGKTVFMAVPRLRKEQCFLKLDPAKIDPRNFKKAASISGSEQFGQPVTPQEMPAIDLISAGSVAVRRNGTRIGKGGGYSDLEFGIATDLKLITKKTVIVTTVHDLQVVDAEWEVMPYDIPLDWILTPTQSIECKNKHARPQGVLWDHLDPAMQRDIPILERLVGPSPQRE
- a CDS encoding Ni/Fe hydrogenase subunit alpha, with amino-acid sequence MKKTRTIKVDYLARVEGEGALYLKIQNGALKDVQLRIFEPPRFFEAFLRGRQFTEAPDITARICGICPIAYQMSAVHAMEDALGVTMTPPLRALRRLIYCGEWIESHILHAFMLHAPDFLGYHDAIQIAKDHKQLIENALRFKKHGNEIVAFLGGREIHPINVKVGGFYKVPRKTDFKKLEENLKWCRDFALEAVGFVAKLPFPDFEVDYEFVALHHPEEYPFNEGRIVSNRGLDIAAREYDDHFEEQHVERSNALHSVLKARGNYLVGPLARFNLNHEKLPAIAKQAMHAARLKAPCRNPFKSIIVRCLETLFAVDEALRLIRHYEMPDRPALDIEPKAGTGYACTEAPRGILYHRYRIDDAGLIQDAKIVPPTSQNQKTIEEDLRQFVPQYMDLPDDKLQWQCEQAIRNYDPCISCATHFLKMEVDRS
- a CDS encoding sulfite reductase subunit A, with the protein product MAELEVGEQVLLDRKGLDALLQALRRARYRVVGPTLRDQAVVYDEVRSIDDLPEGWTDEQEGGTYRLKKRDDAALFGYIISPHSWKQFLFPPRQKLWEADRKGRGMAITPSEDNAPRYALLGVRACELHAIRIQDKVFLEGPYVDPIYKAHRERAFIIAVQCTQAGNTCFCVSMNSGPKAESGFDLALTEIVQKTTSHFVVEVGSAAGARLLSRVPVKKAKAADTEKAAQARDNAVQQMGRSMKSDDLRELLQNNYEHPRWEQVAHRCLACANCTMACPTCFCSTVEDVTDLSGDHAERWRSWDSCFTLDFSYIHGGNVRHSTLSRYRQWMTHKLSTWHDQFDTSGCVGCGRCITWCPVGIDITEEVAAIRIPPPPSGNHEDEESPP
- a CDS encoding hydrogenase/urease maturation nickel metallochaperone HypA: MHEQSLMNDLMRKILSVSLNHRNARVVGLNVKLGALAHISPEHFMEHFRDAAAGTVAEGAQVNIEVGTDTTDPQAQDIWIESVELEDLSEDSSGHGNR
- a CDS encoding nickel-dependent hydrogenase delta subunit, which encodes MARKKKTTAAQRRPPHHKPKLAVWKFASCDGCQLSLLDCEDELLTVAEHISIAHFPEASSRILKGPYDVSLVEGSITTPHDAERIHRIRRISKTLITIGACATAGGIQSLRNFKDVNEFISIVYATPDYIDSLKKSTAIEEHVAVDFQLQGCPINKHQLLEVINAFLNGRKPNTPAHSVCLECKRAGNVCVMVAHGTPCMGPITHAGCGALCPGYNRGCYACFGPKEKANTNAMSRAFLDMGMDEDSVRHLFRGFYGWTKKFRRESETYEKNPDH
- a CDS encoding thermonuclease family protein — its product is MHFIKLAVGAVLLTAALGSPEKILVGHAVEILSGDAFALEVENKRYKVRLEEVDAPEPGQPFGKQAFDYLDELIRHRAIRVDVSFVDKDGWHVGRAVLAGGRVVNEEVIAQGYGWHYRATPDPDERLTTLEQHAFAHSLGLWMQEEPIPPWEHRREKVIPDAPWSQAEMDYDRVLHYGIIGDPQSRTYQWPACRGYSRAARIRKPVLFQTRKQAEEMGYRPAPQCPS
- a CDS encoding cyclic nucleotide-binding domain-containing protein; translation: MNAQETNMKTLEPILSEHPFFDGLQEKYMKLVIGCASNVRFESGEFLFREGAAADHFYIIRHGRVALEMAPPNKPPMIVDTVEGGQVLGWSWLAPPHLWHFDAHAMTLVRTIALDAACLRKKIETDHELGYELFRRFFIIAAERLQHTRMQLMDVYGSTV
- a CDS encoding hydrogenase maturation protease, translating into MTESPHILVLGIGNLWRGDDAAGRHAARRLAERISSHNVAVREVEGEGAAVMEALEGFDAAILVDAVESGASPGTVHCWDVSTESMNAKFLRCSTHNFSVHDAVEMARALGKLPPRVIVFGIEGKTFSPGQGMAVEVETSMDSLVSRVLEQIHTLTGETRHA
- the hypF gene encoding carbamoyltransferase HypF, with the protein product METGDIISRIRITLRGKVQGVGFRPFIYNLATDLNLTGWVANTGQGVVIDAEGPLSNLDAFLYRIEEEKPPLAHIQGLEHTYLQPEGYTIFEIRESSEGTAKSFWVLPDVATCGDCLEEMFEPQNRRHRYPFTNCTRCGPRFSIMTALPYDRPNTSMDRFEMCGACLGEYEDPQNRRFHAQPNACPQCGPKLSYLDAGGTKQTGGDDALMRAVEALRDGCTVAVKGVGGFHLMADATNEEAIGQLRKRKQREEKPLAVLFPDFESVQQVCDVSSMERRALLSPEAPIVLLHRKNNSLPDNIAPGNPYLGALLPMTPLHHLLTRELGRPVIATSGNLSEETLCTQNDEALQRLDTMADGFLVHDREIVNHLDDSIVRVVLGREMVLRRGRGFAPSTFPITRHWGFGSVDLQVLAVGPHMKNTVALYKDGEIALSQHIGDLVSPHSVTTFQNTINTLTRFYEIQPELVVHDFHPDYASTRYAEDRDMPRDAVQHHFAHVLACMVDNEVPPPALGVSWDGSGYGLDRTVWGGEFLLVTEEGFSREGHFRSFMLPGGEQAVREPRRAALGLLYEMLGKQVFEHNDLMSSLRWSPPEHDVLCGMLDKQINAPRTSSAGRLFDAVSALLGLGNHNRYEGQGAMRLEFATGIFLSPKETKTGPVRSPAREPWISEEEILGTSRNLAAPFLSGIPWSDERYTFRILEMESGKSPAEAVHRYTYVVDWQPMIEEILSDLARRREVSEIATTFHHTLADIVVGMAQLVGEPRVVLSGGCFQNRVLTEMTVTALREAGFQPSWHQRIPPNDGGVAVGQILAALQKEAPKTMV